A portion of the Thermoanaerobaculum aquaticum genome contains these proteins:
- a CDS encoding M24 family metallopeptidase has protein sequence MERIARIQAELAKAGIDGWLFFDFHNRDPISYRILGLEFGKFTSRRWFYLVPKSGPPVKLVSAVEAGKLDALPGEKRVYRSWRELLDHLRGMLDGLSTVAMQYSPRGDVPYVSIVDAGTVELVRAAGVEVVSSAPLVQVFEAVLTPEQLESHVKAGEKIHRIKDEAFALVSQKVRGGHVITAYDVQQFIVRRFEEEGLTCQGEYPIVGTNEQPADPHFEPTPENARPIKLGDTLLVDLWAKLKEPNAVFYDITWCAFVGENPPAKYSEIFRLACQARDAALALVQERFAQGQPLAGYEVDDAARQVIEKAGYGPYFVHRTGHNIGTEVHGNGANLDNLETRDNRLLVPGLCFSIEPGIYLPGEMAVRTEINVFITHDGKPQVYGPIQKELVLL, from the coding sequence GTGGAGAGGATCGCCCGAATCCAAGCGGAGCTTGCCAAAGCCGGTATTGACGGCTGGCTTTTCTTCGACTTCCACAATCGGGACCCCATTTCTTACCGCATTTTGGGTTTGGAGTTTGGCAAGTTCACCTCCCGCCGCTGGTTTTACCTGGTACCCAAAAGCGGCCCGCCGGTGAAGCTGGTTTCGGCAGTGGAGGCGGGCAAGCTGGATGCTCTCCCTGGAGAAAAGCGGGTGTACCGCTCCTGGCGCGAGCTTTTGGACCACCTGCGGGGCATGCTGGACGGCCTGTCCACGGTGGCCATGCAGTACTCCCCCCGGGGGGACGTCCCTTACGTTTCCATCGTGGATGCCGGCACCGTGGAGCTGGTGCGGGCCGCCGGCGTGGAGGTGGTTTCCTCGGCCCCTCTGGTGCAGGTTTTCGAGGCGGTTTTAACCCCCGAGCAGCTGGAAAGCCACGTGAAAGCCGGCGAGAAGATCCACCGCATCAAGGACGAAGCGTTTGCCCTGGTGAGCCAAAAGGTGCGGGGCGGGCACGTTATCACCGCTTACGACGTGCAGCAGTTCATCGTTCGCCGCTTTGAAGAAGAAGGGCTCACCTGCCAGGGGGAGTACCCCATTGTGGGCACCAACGAACAACCCGCCGATCCGCACTTCGAGCCGACCCCGGAAAACGCCCGCCCCATCAAGCTGGGCGACACGCTGCTTGTGGACCTTTGGGCCAAGCTCAAAGAACCCAACGCGGTTTTTTACGACATCACCTGGTGTGCCTTTGTGGGGGAAAACCCTCCGGCCAAGTACAGCGAGATCTTCCGCCTCGCCTGCCAGGCTCGCGATGCGGCGCTGGCGTTGGTACAGGAGCGCTTTGCCCAGGGTCAGCCACTTGCCGGTTACGAGGTGGACGATGCTGCCCGCCAGGTCATCGAAAAGGCCGGCTACGGCCCGTACTTCGTGCACCGGACCGGCCACAACATCGGCACCGAAGTGCACGGCAACGGCGCCAACCTGGACAACCTGGAAACCCGGGACAACCGCCTGCTGGTTCCCGGCCTGTGCTTTTCTATTGAGCCAGGCATTTACCTCCCTGGGGAAATGGCGGTGCGCACCGAAATCAACGTGTTCATCACCCACGACGGCAAGCCTCAGGTGTACGGACCCATCCAAAAGGAGCTGGTGCTCCTCTAG
- a CDS encoding TIGR00266 family protein — MANWYFLYGSNRMGPLDDAAARAQAAANPQGFAWREGLPDWVPIRSLPELNPGAAPVPPPAPRTARADEIDYRIVGQEMQFVEVELDPGESAIAEAGAMMYKDPAVVMETVFGDASRESGLMDKLLSAGKRLLTGESLFITLFTNKGTGKARVAFAAPYPGTILPINLPDVGGQLVCQKDSFLAAARGVSIGIFFQRKILTGLFGGEGFIMEKLEGDGLAFVHAGGTVVERHLAPGESLHVDTGCVVAFEPTVDFDIQTVGGVKSMLFGGEGVFFANLRGPGRVWLQSLPFSRLAGRMLQATLPGRRREEGSVLGPLGNILDGDGY; from the coding sequence ATGGCCAACTGGTACTTCCTTTACGGTTCCAACCGCATGGGGCCCCTGGACGACGCCGCCGCCCGGGCGCAAGCGGCAGCCAACCCCCAAGGCTTCGCCTGGCGGGAAGGGCTTCCGGACTGGGTGCCCATTCGCTCGCTCCCGGAGCTCAACCCCGGTGCTGCCCCGGTACCACCCCCCGCTCCCAGAACCGCCCGCGCCGATGAAATTGACTACCGCATTGTGGGGCAGGAAATGCAGTTTGTGGAGGTGGAGCTGGACCCCGGGGAGTCGGCCATTGCCGAAGCCGGGGCCATGATGTACAAGGACCCGGCGGTGGTCATGGAAACGGTCTTTGGCGATGCGTCCAGGGAAAGCGGTCTCATGGACAAGCTGCTTTCCGCTGGCAAACGCTTGCTCACCGGCGAAAGCCTGTTCATTACGCTTTTCACCAACAAAGGAACAGGAAAGGCGCGGGTGGCCTTTGCTGCGCCCTATCCCGGCACCATCTTGCCCATCAACCTCCCCGATGTGGGAGGCCAGCTGGTGTGCCAGAAGGACTCCTTCTTGGCGGCCGCCCGCGGGGTTTCCATTGGCATTTTCTTCCAGAGGAAAATTCTCACCGGCCTTTTTGGTGGTGAGGGCTTCATCATGGAAAAGCTGGAAGGCGATGGCCTAGCCTTTGTGCACGCCGGCGGCACGGTGGTGGAACGCCACCTGGCCCCCGGCGAAAGCCTGCACGTGGACACCGGCTGCGTGGTGGCCTTCGAGCCCACCGTGGATTTCGACATCCAAACCGTCGGCGGGGTGAAGTCCATGCTGTTTGGCGGGGAGGGGGTTTTCTTTGCCAACCTCCGGGGACCAGGCCGAGTCTGGCTGCAGTCCCTGCCGTTCTCCCGCCTGGCGGGGAGGATGCTGCAGGCCACACTGCCAGGAAGGCGGCGGGAAGAAGGCTCGGTCCTTGGCCCCCTGGGCAACATCCTGGACGGGGACGGGTATTAA